From Stenotrophomonas sp. SAU14A_NAIMI4_8:
GAACCAGTCGCTGGCGATCCTGGAATACCTGGACGAGCGCTTCCCGCAGGTGCCGCTGCTGCCGGCCGACGCCGCCGGCCGTGCACGCGTGCGTGGCCTGGCACAGCTGGTGGCCTGCGATATCCACCCGATCAACAACCTGAGGGTGATGCAGTACCTGGAGCGCGATCTGCAGGTGCCGGCCGACGCGCGCACGCAGTGGACCCTGCACTGGATGGCCGAAGGGCTGGCGGCCATGGAAACGATGCTGGCCAGCAGCGGCGACACTGGTCGCTTCTGCCACGGCGATCGTCCCACCTTGGCCGATCTGTGCCTGATGCCGCAGCTGTACAACGCGCACCGGTTTGGACTGGACCTGGCGCCGTTCCCGACGCTGCGCCGCATGGAGGCCGCCTGCCAGGCCGTGGACGCCTTCGATCGCGCCCGCCCGGAAAACCAGGTTGATGCGGTGAGGTGAGTTATTCCCTGGCATTGATCAGGAGTTGGACAGTCTGCGCTTTGTCGCTAATAGTGTTCGTTGTCGGGAACAATCAGTCTGTCGTGTCCATTCGGCTAGAGTGGAAGTCTCCAACCTGCGCTAAATGAAAAAGTGTGATCGGAGTTGGATTTCTCGATTCTGCGTTACCCGAGAATATTGTTGTGTCCGCCAGGTGCAGTTCGTTGGTGGTCGAGGAAGGCTGTCGTCTGCGTGTCTCCTAGAGGTGGAGTGGACCAATGCTTCGGTGAAGCAAGGGTGTCCATGCCGGGAGTATGGGAATTTTTGACAAGGAGTAGTTATGGAAGGTTCCAAGGCTCTTAAGGGATTGATTTCGTGCCTGATTGCTACAGGAGGTGGCCTAGTCGTAGACGCAGCCCTCGCCTCCGGTAGTTTCTGTACTACCAATGGATGTGAGGTAAGGCCCCCTGTTTTCTTCCTTCCCGGTTTCGGCGGGGGGCGGAGGTGGTTGGGGAAATGACGGTAACTCGGGCGATCCGGAGCGCGAGCGGATCACCATGTGGTGTACTGATTTTCCGTCCATCATGGATTCGGACTATGGGTGTAATGTTTATAATCCTCCTGTCCTGTTGGTCAACGGTTGTGGGGCCGTAGGGGGAATGCCGGTGCCTGATTTTCTTGTCAGCCCGGTTTCTGCTGGGGTGGCTGCGGGCTATGGCGGTATATTTACTGACGCCTGTAATGCCCACGATGTCTGCTATGGGACCGTCGGAAAAGACAAGGCGGCGTGTGATGCGCAGTTGAACGAGGATATGGTCGCCGTCGGCTTGGCCAATATCCCTGAGCCCAACAAGGGATTTTTCATGCCCTATGTACAGGGGCAAGCATGGGCGTATTCCAAGTTCCTTCAGTGGGAGTACATACAGCCTTGGACTTCTGGTCCGGCATTCAATGCTGCCCAGGATGAGGCTTGGTGCCGAAAGTGGTCTGCGGAGTATCAGGAGATTTGCTGGTAATGTCCTTATTTAATAGAAAATCTGCGGACATAGGTGCTGTGGTTGTCGCTGCCGGGGTGGCGATAGGGGCGGCTGTGTGGTTTCGAACGGGATCGGCTGAGCCAATTTCGGGCGCCGATGCGGGCTCCGATTCGTTATCCGGCTTAGTCAAAGCAGGGGGGCGGACAATGGAGAGCATTGGAGCAAGCTCCCTTGCTGAAGGGCGGATTGATTCTGTCCAAGTACCCGCGTCGCAGCTTGCGGCCAGTGACCCGCGGCTGGTTGCACTGTCCAAGGCAGAGCTGGCTTGGCTCGAGAAGCATTACTATCCCACTCAGGCGGAACTGGATGCTTTGGATAGGATTGACCTGAAGGAACTTGAGCGATCAGCTGATCCGAAATCGAAGATGCTGTACGGCATTGCTCTCATCCGGCGAGGTCAAGTGCCAGGAGCGATGCCGGCCTTGAAAAATGCCGCCACGCAGGGAGCCTTCTATGCATACGAGGAGGCTGCCGCAGCCGAGTACGCAATGCTTACTAAGAGGGGAATGGATGCTCAGACGGTGCAGGACATGCTGCGAGCGAAGGTCGAAGTCGCCAAAATTCTGGGAGATCACCGGGCGGAGTATCTCCTTGGTAGGAACTTGCCAACCGGATCGGTCGCCAATCCTGCTGCCGTGCAGCAGTACACGACTGAGTTTCTGCGGCAGCTGGGTATGAATGCACAGCTCATGGGCGTGAGTGCGGCCGGTCCCGATCCCCGACCCAATGCGGATCTGTGGAGTGATGTCACAAAGCTGGGGAATTCAGACTCAGCTGACGAACAGATCGACGTCTATAGTCGCAGGTGATTTCAAGAGATGAACCCTGACATCCGGTTTTCTGCAAGTCCGGTTTGGGTAGCGTCGTTGTTTGAGCAGGCCTCGCAATCAGCAACGATTGCGAGGCCTGCGGCAGTAGTCCAGCTAGGCAGTCCTTCGGTCCTGTCGCATTGGCTCCTGGGTCTCATTCTGCATGATTCTCTGCAGTCTTATGACAGCTACTACCGATCAGTAGATTCGCTTCAGCAACGGTATGACGACAGCGCGCTGGCGATCAAGCTGAGTTCAATCAGTAGCGCAACTTCGATTGAAGCTCTGTGCAAGCGTGGCAGTCCGATATCTGGACACCGCGGATCGGTAAGGACGGGGGACGTGGTTGTCAGGACTGAGAATATGTTCAGTTCGAGATTCCTTCCTCCGCAGAAGGATCGCGCGCAAGTGGCCCTGAAGTCTTGGTTCCAACTGCGCTCGTCGCCGACCATGAACCTTGCGTCCCGCGACGTTCGCTTGGCGAGCTATTTGGTACTGCTTACCATTCACATGTTGCGTGATGGAAACGGACGATTGGCGCGATTGTTGTTTGCTGCAGATAGTCTGCAAGCTTTGGCCGATCCGATAGAGATACTGACGCTTGTATGCCTGCACCGGGACCGTGGGCAGGCGTTTCATATTGCGGCTCGCTGCGCACGGGAAGGAGATCTCTCGATGTTGTCCGCGTGTGGCAAGGAGGCTGCTAGTTTTGCTGTTGATCTGGCAGGAAGTGCGATTGCCTCGCTTGAGCGGGCATTGACGGAAGGTGATGCGCAGCAGGTAGATGCAGTTTCGAGGGATCTGCATCGGTTAATTAGCGTCTGCGTAAGAGGGTAGCGCAACCAGGGATCCTTGCGTCCCTGTTTCCGGAATCTGGGACCTGTTGCCCTGCGTGAGGCTTTCAGTCTATTGCTCCTCGCTGGTCCCTTTCGCCTCGAGCGTAAGGAAATCGCGATTTTTCGCCTGGTCTGTCGCCATGCTATGAGGGGCAGGCCTGTCAGCCAGAGGTCGCTTCCCTTCCCGTGCACCGGAATAGAACTTCTGGTCGTAGCAGATCGGGATCGATCTCACTGATCTACGGAATTGCAGGTCCAATCCATGACGAGGCCGGCGTACCGCACAGCGCTGCCACGCGGCAACGACTAGGGCAAGCCGCGATACTTGGCCAAGCGTGGGACCCTGGAGTTACCCGCGCGCGTGGCCGGCCTGCGCATTCACCAGCATCTGCCGCAGGTCCTCGCGGAACAGCCGATAGCCGGCCTCGCGGCGTGCCTCATCGCCCTGCCGCAGCACCCACGCCGGGTGCACCGTGGCATAGCCGCGGGTGCCATCGTCCAGCGTGTGCCAGCGCCCGCGATCACGGGCCAGGCTGAAGTCCCGCCCGAACACGGCCATGGCGGCGGTCGCCCCCAGGCACACGATCAGCTGCGGCCGCACCCGCGCGATCTCGCCCAGCAGCCAGGGCCGGCAGGCATGCACGTGGCGGCTTTCCGGCCGCTTGTGCAGCCGCACCTTGCCGCGTCGCTCATGGTGGAAATGCTTCACCGCGTTGGTCAGGTACAGCGTGGCGCGGTCGATGCCCAGCTCGGCCAGCGCACGGTCCAGCAGTTGCCCGGCGGGCCCGGCGAACGGGCGGCCGCTCAGGTCCTCCACGTCACCGGGCTGCTCGCCCACCACCATCACCCGCGCATCGGCCGGGCCCTGGCCGAACACGGTCTGGGTGGCCGGCTCCCACAGCGGGCACTGCTGGCAGGTGCTGGCCTGCGCGCGCAGCGCCGCCAGGCTTCCATCCACGGCAGGGGCCGACAGCACCCGTGCCGGCACCCGCCGTTGCGGTGCCTGGGCGGGACGGTCGTGCATGTCCTGCACCCGGCCTGCCGCCTCGCGCACCAGGCCCGGCAGCAGCTGCGCCTCGGGCAGGTGCCGCCAGTACTTGGCCGGCATTTCCTGCTGCATCATCCGGGTGTTCAGCCGCGCCGGGTTGAAGATGCTGGCGTAGTAGGTCTGCCACAACGCCTCGCGCGCGTCCTCGGCCGGCGCATCTTCGCGCCGGCCACCCGGCCCGAAGCTCAAGGCCTGGCCGTCCCACTGCACGCTGCGACCGGGGGTCAGGATCGCCCAGCGCATGCCGGCGAAGCGGCGCGCGAAGAACGGTGCCACGCGATCCACGATGTGGTGTTCCGGTTCGAACCAGGCAATGAACGCGTCCTGTTCGCCGGGCACTTCGCGGAAGCGTACGAAGGCCTTCATCTTGTGCGTGTCGCGGCGCACCGCCTGGGCCATCGCCATCGCCCGCAGTACGTCGGCGTCGGTCGGGTTGGACAGCACCGCGCGTTCGCCATGGGTGATCCGCCACAGCAGCCGGTACAGCAGGGCCATGCGTTGTGGTTCGCGGTGGCACAGCACGGTCGCGGCCAGTTCCAGGAAATCACGCGGCACGCCGGGTTGCGCGCCCTGCGCCGGGTTGGCCGTCGCGTCGGGCAGGGCAGGGGCATCCAGCAGCGAGGCCTCATGGCCCGGCAACCAGTCCAGCTGCGATGGCGGCACCGCAGCCAGCAGCGCCCCGCGCGCGCCATCGCGCCAGGCCTGCAGCGACCACGGCGGGTCCACGCGTAGCGACCAGCGTTGCACGTCAGGCCGCCGGTGGCGCGTCGAACAGCGACCCCTGGCGCGGCGGCGGCGCCAGCCGCGCACGCAGCGCGGCCGGGTCGTCCAGCGCGCTGCGCGGGTGGTGGTCGGCCAGCTGCACGAACGGCAGCAGCTTGTTCATGGGCGCCTTCAGGCGCGCCACGTCGGCCACCCGGAGCCGTCCGTGCCGGCGCGCCATCAGCACCCGCTTCACGTTGCGCACGCCCAGGCCCGGTACGCGCAGCAGCAGTTCCTTCGGCGCGCGGTTCAGGTCCACCGGAAAACGCTCCGGGTGCCGGATCGCCCAGGCCATCTTCGGGTCGATATCCAGATCCAGCATGCCGTCGCCGCTGTTGTCGGTGATCTCATCCACGCCGTAGCCATAGAAGCGCAGCAGCCAGTCGGCCTGGTACAGGCGGTGTTCGCGCTGCAGTGGCGGTGGCTGCACCGGCAACTGGCGGCTGGCATCGGGAATGGGGCTGAAGGCCGAGTAGTACACCCGCCGCATGTGGTAGTTGCCGTACAGCCGATCGGCGCTGAGCAGGATCTGCTGGTCGCTGGCGCCGTCGGCACCAACGATCATCTGCGTGCTCTGCCCGGCCGGGGCGAAGCGAGGCGGCCGCGGGCGCGCGCTGCGCGTGGGCGTGGATGTGGCCGCCACGGCAGGCGGCGCGCGGCGGGCCTCCTTGGCCTCGTCGATGCGCCAGCGCAGTTCACCCATCGCACCGCGGATGGTATGGCTGGTCTTTTCCGGGGCCAGCGCGGCCAGCCCGGCATCGGTGGGCAGTTCCACGTTGATGGACAGACGATCGGCATGGCGGCCTGCACTGGCCAGCAGTTCCGGGGACGCCTCGGGAATGGTCTTCAGGTGGATGTAACCGGCGAAGCGATGCTCCTCGCGCAGCTGCCGGGCCACTTCCACCATGCGTTCCATGGTGTAGTCGGCGTTGCGGATGATGCCGCTGGAAAGGAACAGCCCTTCGATGTAGTTGCGCTTGTAGAAATCCAGGGTGAGCGAAACCACTTCCTCCACGCTGAAGCGCGCGCGCGGCACGTTGCTGGAGACGCGGTTCACGCAGTACGCGCAGTCGTACACGCAGAAGTTGGTCAGCAGGATCTTCAGCAGGGACACGCAGCGGCCATCGGGCGTGTAGCTGTGGCAGATGCCCATGCCCTCGGTGCTGCCAATGCCGCCAGACGTGCGCGAATCGCGTTTGCCGGCGCCACTGGAGGCGCAGGAGGCATCGTATTTGGCGGCATCGGCCAGGATGGCCAGCTTGCGAAGGGTTTCCATGGCGGAAACCTACGCAGGGGCTGTCTCATTCGGTGAGACAGCCCCTTAACCCTTCAGGATTGCCGCCGGGCATGGCCCGGCGCTACCCGTACCATGCCCGGCGGATGGGCTCAGAACCCGTGGGTGATGCTGGGCTGGGTGGCCGACGAGAAATCGGCGTAGGGATCGTGTTCGCCACTGCCGCCTTCGGACAGGCGGAACTTCAGCGCCAGACCATCGCGCGAATCGGCCGCACGCAGCGCCTCTTCCTGCTCGATCACGCCGCTCTTGGCCAGCCGGAACAGGCACTGGTCGAAGCTTTCCATGCCTTCTTCCAGCGACGATTCCATCGCCGCCTTGATCTCGTGCACCTGGCCGCGGCGCAGCAGGTCGCGGATCATCGGCGTGTTGATCAGCACCTCGGTGGCCGGCAGGCGGCGCCCGGCCTTGTTCTTCACCAGGCGCTGGCTGATTACCGCACGCAGGTTCAGCGCCAGGTTCATCAGCACGTTCTTGTGCGCGCTTTCCGGGAAGAAGTTCAGGATGCGCTCGATGGTCTGGTCGGCGTTGTTGGAATGCAGGGTGGCCAGGCACAGGTGGCCGGTTTCGGCGAAGGCGATCGCCGCCTCCATCGTTTCCGCATCCAGGATTTCGCCGATCAGGATCACGTCCGGCGCTTCACGCATCGCGTTCTTCAGCGCGTTGTGGAAGGCATGGGTGTCCAGCCCGACCTCGCGCTGGTTCACGATCGACATCTTGTGCTTGTGCAGGTATTCGATCGGGTCCTCGATGGTGAGGATGTGCCCGGTGGTGGTGCTGTTGCGGTGGTCGATCATCGACGCCAGCGAGGTGGACTTGCCCGAGCCGGTGGACCCCACCACCAGCACCAGCCCTCGCGGGGTCATGATCACATCCTTCAGCACCTGCGGAAGATTGAGCTCTTCGATGCTGGGAATGCGGCTGCGGATGGCACGGATGACCATGCCCACCTCGCCGCGCTGCTTGAACACGTTGACGCGGAAGCGACCGGCGTCGGGCAGGGCAATGGCCATGTTGAGCTCCAGCTCGCGCTCGAACTGCGGCACCTGGCCTTCGTCCATCAGCGAGTAGGCGATCTTCTTCACCATGCCCGGCGGCAGGCCGGTATTTCCCAGCGGGTACAGCTTGCCTTCGATCTTGATGTACACCGGCGCACCGGTGGTCAAGAACATGTCCGAGGCGTTCTTTTCGGTCATCAGCTTCAGGAAGTAGCCGATATCCATCGCGAATTTTCCCCAACGAAACCGCCAGCGACCGTTGCAAGCACGGCGTCGGCTTGACGACAATGGCCACGTACCGACAACCGGGCACGGGCCTCCCCAATGAAACGACTTAGCTTCGCACAAATGCGCCAGGGCCTGTATGTGATGGCGTTGGCATTCGCGGTGTCTGCCCCCGTTGGGGCGCAGGAAGCCGCGCTGGAACTGGCCCAGGCCCAGCAGGCCGTGGAAAAGGCCACCCAGGCCGATGCCGACCAATATGCGCCAGACCTGATCGGCCTGGCCCGACAGGGGCTGGAACAGGCCCAGCGCGCCGCCGGCGACCGCCGCGAGCGCAAGAACGCCCCGGCCCTGGCCCTGCGCGCGGCCGCCGACGCCGACCTGGCCCGCGCCCGCAGCGAGGAGGCCACCGCCACCGCCCAGCTGCAGCTGCGCCGCAACGAGGTGAACCAGCTGCAGCGCCAGCTGTCGACCGGGGAGGACCGTCGATGAAGACGCTTTCCACCCTTGCACTGGCCACCGCGTTGGCCCTGCCGGGCCTGGCCCTGGCCGCCGACAACCCCATGGTGGGGCAGCTGACCCAGCGCCTGATGGCGATCCAGGCCAACCCGGACACCGCTGAACTGGGCGCTTTCGAGCGCATGCAGGCCCAGCAGGCCATCGCTACCCTGGAAAAGGCCAAGCGCCGCGACCAGGAGCTGGCCACCTACCTGGCCGAGCGCCGTGTGGATATCGCCGAAACCAGCGTGCGCGCCGCCCTGGCCGCCCGCGAGGTGGACCGCCTGGAGCGCACCCGCAGCGATCTGCTGATCGAAGCCAGCCGCCGCGACGCGGCCCGTGCCCGCCAGGAAGCCGAACAGCTGCGCATGCAGGCGCAGATGCAGGCCGAGGAGTCCGAGCGCCTGCGCCTGGCCGCCGAGGCCGAGACCCTGGCCCGCCAGGACGCCGAAAACGCCCTGACCAGCGTGGCTGGCAAGCAGCAGCAGCGCCTGAGCGCGGCCCAGCAGAACGCGGCCAAGCTGGCCCGTGAAGAGGCCGAGCTGGTATCCGGGCAGAAGCTGCCGGGCTCGAAGTTCGACGGTCGTGGCGAAGTCTTCACCCTGGGCGGTGACGCCTTTGCCGCCGGTGCGGCCGGCCTGTCCGGCGGGGCGAAGAGCCAGGCCAAGGCCCTGGCCGAGTACCTGAACATCGGCAAGAAGGGCCGGGTGCGCATCGAGGCCTATGACAGCGCCACTGGCGTGGGCCAGAAGCGTGCCGAAGCCCTGCGTGACGCGCTGGTGGCGGCCGGTGTCGCAGGCAACCGCATCCAGGTGGCCGGCAAGAAGGCCGCGTCCACCAAGGCCCGCTCGGCCGAGGTCATCGTGGCCCCGTAATTGATTGAATTTGTTTGTTTTTCGTTGCTTTGAGTATTCAGCCTGAACCCCGCCACGGTGGGGTTCGGT
This genomic window contains:
- a CDS encoding Fic family protein — translated: MNPDIRFSASPVWVASLFEQASQSATIARPAAVVQLGSPSVLSHWLLGLILHDSLQSYDSYYRSVDSLQQRYDDSALAIKLSSISSATSIEALCKRGSPISGHRGSVRTGDVVVRTENMFSSRFLPPQKDRAQVALKSWFQLRSSPTMNLASRDVRLASYLVLLTIHMLRDGNGRLARLLFAADSLQALADPIEILTLVCLHRDRGQAFHIAARCAREGDLSMLSACGKEAASFAVDLAGSAIASLERALTEGDAQQVDAVSRDLHRLISVCVRG
- a CDS encoding DUF4398 domain-containing protein; amino-acid sequence: MRQGLYVMALAFAVSAPVGAQEAALELAQAQQAVEKATQADADQYAPDLIGLARQGLEQAQRAAGDRRERKNAPALALRAAADADLARARSEEATATAQLQLRRNEVNQLQRQLSTGEDRR
- a CDS encoding putative DNA modification/repair radical SAM protein, producing the protein METLRKLAILADAAKYDASCASSGAGKRDSRTSGGIGSTEGMGICHSYTPDGRCVSLLKILLTNFCVYDCAYCVNRVSSNVPRARFSVEEVVSLTLDFYKRNYIEGLFLSSGIIRNADYTMERMVEVARQLREEHRFAGYIHLKTIPEASPELLASAGRHADRLSINVELPTDAGLAALAPEKTSHTIRGAMGELRWRIDEAKEARRAPPAVAATSTPTRSARPRPPRFAPAGQSTQMIVGADGASDQQILLSADRLYGNYHMRRVYYSAFSPIPDASRQLPVQPPPLQREHRLYQADWLLRFYGYGVDEITDNSGDGMLDLDIDPKMAWAIRHPERFPVDLNRAPKELLLRVPGLGVRNVKRVLMARRHGRLRVADVARLKAPMNKLLPFVQLADHHPRSALDDPAALRARLAPPPRQGSLFDAPPAA
- a CDS encoding UdgX family uracil-DNA binding protein (This protein belongs to the uracil DNA glycosylase superfamily, members of which act in excision repair of DNA. However, it belongs more specifically to UdgX branch, whose founding member was found to bind uracil in DNA (where it does not belong), without cleaving it, appears to promote DNA repair by a pathway involving RecA, rather than base excision.), whose translation is MQRWSLRVDPPWSLQAWRDGARGALLAAVPPSQLDWLPGHEASLLDAPALPDATANPAQGAQPGVPRDFLELAATVLCHREPQRMALLYRLLWRITHGERAVLSNPTDADVLRAMAMAQAVRRDTHKMKAFVRFREVPGEQDAFIAWFEPEHHIVDRVAPFFARRFAGMRWAILTPGRSVQWDGQALSFGPGGRREDAPAEDAREALWQTYYASIFNPARLNTRMMQQEMPAKYWRHLPEAQLLPGLVREAAGRVQDMHDRPAQAPQRRVPARVLSAPAVDGSLAALRAQASTCQQCPLWEPATQTVFGQGPADARVMVVGEQPGDVEDLSGRPFAGPAGQLLDRALAELGIDRATLYLTNAVKHFHHERRGKVRLHKRPESRHVHACRPWLLGEIARVRPQLIVCLGATAAMAVFGRDFSLARDRGRWHTLDDGTRGYATVHPAWVLRQGDEARREAGYRLFREDLRQMLVNAQAGHARG
- the maiA gene encoding maleylacetoacetate isomerase; this encodes MDILVDDGPVDDGIVLYTYWRSSAAYRVRIGLELKGLAWEGRAVHLVRDGGEQHAGAYAALNPQQLVPTLLHDGHTLNQSLAILEYLDERFPQVPLLPADAAGRARVRGLAQLVACDIHPINNLRVMQYLERDLQVPADARTQWTLHWMAEGLAAMETMLASSGDTGRFCHGDRPTLADLCLMPQLYNAHRFGLDLAPFPTLRRMEAACQAVDAFDRARPENQVDAVR
- a CDS encoding OmpA family protein; the encoded protein is MKTLSTLALATALALPGLALAADNPMVGQLTQRLMAIQANPDTAELGAFERMQAQQAIATLEKAKRRDQELATYLAERRVDIAETSVRAALAAREVDRLERTRSDLLIEASRRDAARARQEAEQLRMQAQMQAEESERLRLAAEAETLARQDAENALTSVAGKQQQRLSAAQQNAAKLAREEAELVSGQKLPGSKFDGRGEVFTLGGDAFAAGAAGLSGGAKSQAKALAEYLNIGKKGRVRIEAYDSATGVGQKRAEALRDALVAAGVAGNRIQVAGKKAASTKARSAEVIVAP
- a CDS encoding PilT/PilU family type 4a pilus ATPase — encoded protein: MDIGYFLKLMTEKNASDMFLTTGAPVYIKIEGKLYPLGNTGLPPGMVKKIAYSLMDEGQVPQFERELELNMAIALPDAGRFRVNVFKQRGEVGMVIRAIRSRIPSIEELNLPQVLKDVIMTPRGLVLVVGSTGSGKSTSLASMIDHRNSTTTGHILTIEDPIEYLHKHKMSIVNQREVGLDTHAFHNALKNAMREAPDVILIGEILDAETMEAAIAFAETGHLCLATLHSNNADQTIERILNFFPESAHKNVLMNLALNLRAVISQRLVKNKAGRRLPATEVLINTPMIRDLLRRGQVHEIKAAMESSLEEGMESFDQCLFRLAKSGVIEQEEALRAADSRDGLALKFRLSEGGSGEHDPYADFSSATQPSITHGF